The sequence GATGTCCTGCCCGCAATACCAGCACTGTGTGGGGACGCGAAAGGAGGTGCGGTGCCGCACGGCGACCTGGCTAAGCAGGCTGGGGTGGTGATTCTGGTCGCCCAGCAGGCCGTGATGCCAGAGGGCACCGTACCCGCCAGAGCCCGCTCCCAGGTGGCCCTCACCTCCCCAGCCGCAGGTGCACCCCGGAGGGTGGTTGTATGCGTTGCACATGGCTCAGCGTAAGCAACCGGAGGAGGGCGCGTGAGCAACTTTGCAGCGATGCCAGGGGCGCGTCGCCGCGGCTTCTCAGGTCCACACCGGTCGCGACTTCATGCCGTCAGCTCGACCAGCCGGTTCAACCGGGCCCGCCGCGCCTTCCAATCGGGCAGCAGGCGTCCCAGCAACGCGTAGTACGCCGCCGAGTGGCCGAACTCCGCGGTGTGACAGAGTTCGTGCAGCAGGACATAGTCGATGCAGTCCCGGGGCGCCTGGACCAGCAGGGGGTTGAAGGTCAGGCGTCCGGCGCGGGTGCAGCTCCCCCAGCGGGTCCGCATGGCGCGCAGGTGGAAGGTGCCGTCGTGCCGGATGCCGAAGGGCGCCGCCTGCTCCAGACACCGGGTCATGCGTTCACTGAGGACCGCCCCGGCCTGCGCCCGCAGCCAGGCGTTCAACACCTGTTCCGCCCGCCCCGGCGCCCGCACCGTGACCAGCAGTTCCCCACGCGTCACCCGGACGCCCTCCCCCTCCCCGGTCAGCACCCGCAGGCGGTGCTGGCGCCCCAGGTAGCGGTGCGTCTCCCCGCTCACGTACCGGCGGGCGGGCAGGGGAGGGGGCAGCGCCGCCAGTTCCCTCTGCTGCCTGAGAATCCACGCCCCACGCCCTTCCAGCCGCCGGCGGATCTCGTGCTCCGGCGTGTCCAGGGGCGCGACCGCCCGCACCGTCCCGTCGGGCAGCACCTCGATGCTCAGCGTCCCGCGCTTCCGGCGCACCACCCGGTACGGGATGCGCGTCGTGCCGTACTCCGCGATGCGGGGGTCAGGCGAGGTCGACATGGGGGAAGAGGAGTGCGTCGCCGACCCCACTCAGGCGTCCCGGTGCCGGGCGACCGACAGCACCCTCTCGAACAGGGTATCCCGGACCGAGTGCGGAATGCGTGTGCCGAGGTGCCGCTCCAAGTCATAAAGGTGGTCGTCCAGCGCGTCGATCATGCGGTTACGCACCCCGAGGTTCGTGTGCCAGTCGCGGATTTTGAGCGCCTCGATCCTCTCCTCGAAGGTCAGCGCCGCCGTCGTGAGGTGGTCGCCCAGGCCGTCCAGACCCGGCAGCAACGGCCCCAGCCCGTCCTGAAGCAGTCCCAGGTACGCGCGGGCGGCGTCCCGGCCCCGCAGGCGGTCGTCCCCCTCCCCGCCACCCTTCTCCCGGGTGAGGCGGACGAGTTCCTCGGCGCGCCGGAGGTACTCCAGATCGCCCAGCCGCTCGGCGCGGTGGTCCGCGATGGCCTCGTCCACGAGTTCGGAGAGGCGCTTGTAGAAGACCGGGTCCTCCTCCATGCGCTCGGTGATGGCCCGGCGGATGCGGCCCGCCATCGTATCCGCCCGGGCCGCGTCGCCCTCCACCGCCGCCAGTTCCTCGTCCGAAGCCAGGGGGTCGAAAAGGCTCACCGGTTCGGCGAGCTGCCGCACGCTGTCGGCCCCCACGTGTTCCTGCACGAGCTTACGCAGTTGGGCCTCCAGGGGACCGAAGTCCACGCTCTCCCCGTAACGCCGCTTCACGGTGGTCCGCAGGTTCAGAAAGAAGCGCAGGTCCCGGAGGTAGGTCTGGCGGGTGCCTTCCGGGGTGGCGTCGAGAAAGCTCGGCGTGGAGAGGGCCAATTGCAGCGTCTTCGCGAAGGCGGTCAGCGTCTCATAGAACGTGTCGCGGCGGTCCTGGGGTTCCAGGTGCCGCTGCAGCGCCTCGAGGTCGTGGCGGTTCACCCCCGCGAACACGTCCCAGACATGCCCGTGCCGCGTGGGCAGCAGGGCGATTTCCACGTCCACGCCCTCCAGCGTCCCCGCCACGTCCGCCGGGTCGAAGCCCTCCGCCTCCAGCGCCGCGTAGATGTCGAGCGCCTCCTGCAATTCGCTGAAGATGCCCCGGTAGTCCACGACCAGCCCATAGTCCTTGCCCTCGTACAGGCGGTTCACCCGGGCGATGGCCTGGAGGATGTTGTGCTCTTTCAGGCGCTTGTCGAGGTACAGCACCGCGTTGCGGGGCGCGTCGAAGCCCGTGAGGAGCTTGTCCACCACGATCAGGAGCTCCGGCTCCCCGTCCCCCTTGAAGGCCTCAATCACGCTCTTCTGGTAGTTCTCCGGTGTGCCGTAACGTCCAAACATGTCGCGCCAGAAGGCCTGCACCTCGGGCACGTCCGACTCGTCCACGCTCTCGCGTCCCTCGCGGGTGTCCGGAGCGCTGATGACCAGGCCCACACTCACCCGGCCCCAGCGCTCGAAGATCCTCTTGTAACGCACCGCGTCGAGCTTGCTGCCCACCGCGAACTGGGCCTTCAGGCCGCGCCCCCCGTACGTCCGGGCGAAGTGCTCGCCGACATCGTAGGCGATCTCCTCCAGCCGGGAGGCCGCCCCCAGCACGGCCTGCGAGGTGCGGAACTGCCGCTTCACGTCCGCCCGCTGCGCGTCAGTAAGGTCCCGGGTGACCCGCTCGAACCAGCGGTCGATCTGCTCCTGGGCGCCGCGCAGTTCCGCGTGCCGGGCCTCGTACTTCAGGGGCGTGACCGCCCCGTCCTGCACGGCACGGCTCATGGAGTACGCGTGCAGGATGCCGCCGAACTTCTCAGCGGTGCTCTTCTCCTTCCTGAGCAGCGGCGTGCCCGTGAAGCCGATCAGGCAGGCCTGCGGCAGCACCGAGCGCATCAGGGCGTTCGCGCTCCCGTACTGGCTGCGGTGGGACTCGTCCACGAGGACGAACACGTCCGCGCTCTCCACCTTCAGCCCCTCCCGGGCGACCGTCTCGAACTTGTCGAGGACGGTGGTGACCACCTGCGTCCGCTCGGAGGCGAGCAGGTCCAGCAGGTGGCGGCCACTCCCGGCCTTCACGACGGCGGCGCCCGTGTTCCTGAAGGTGCCCGCGATCTGCTCGTCGAGGTCGATCCGGTCCGTCACGAGCACGATGCGGGGCGCCGCCACGCCGGGGAGGCCCGTCAGCGCCCGGGCGAGCATCA comes from Deinococcus sp. YIM 134068 and encodes:
- a CDS encoding M48 family metallopeptidase, which encodes MSTSPDPRIAEYGTTRIPYRVVRRKRGTLSIEVLPDGTVRAVAPLDTPEHEIRRRLEGRGAWILRQQRELAALPPPLPARRYVSGETHRYLGRQHRLRVLTGEGEGVRVTRGELLVTVRAPGRAEQVLNAWLRAQAGAVLSERMTRCLEQAAPFGIRHDGTFHLRAMRTRWGSCTRAGRLTFNPLLVQAPRDCIDYVLLHELCHTAEFGHSAAYYALLGRLLPDWKARRARLNRLVELTA
- a CDS encoding type I restriction endonuclease subunit R, with translation MSSTPEFREIVSSQLPALAELVGLGYTFLSPGEALRLRRGRRGQVILTDVLLASLARLNRVHYLDRELPFTEEALQKAADQLLALPFEAQYTTAQRAYDLLTLGTSVEQTVDGDRKSFSVRYIDWEHPANNTWHVTEEYEVERSGSTRTRRPDIVLFCNGIPLAVIECKRPDLEGSVAEAISQTLRNHAREEIPLLYSFAQLLLAVAQNDARYGTTGADARYWATWREEDPQVSARVTELVSTPLPQEVRRAILGWRDEPLRSRLDRVWHEGDRLPSAQDALIGSLLAPARLLEFIRGFIVFDAGVKKAARSQQYFAVKEAVRRVQERTPGGARRGGVVWHTTGSGKSLTMVMLARALTGLPGVAAPRIVLVTDRIDLDEQIAGTFRNTGAAVVKAGSGRHLLDLLASERTQVVTTVLDKFETVAREGLKVESADVFVLVDESHRSQYGSANALMRSVLPQACLIGFTGTPLLRKEKSTAEKFGGILHAYSMSRAVQDGAVTPLKYEARHAELRGAQEQIDRWFERVTRDLTDAQRADVKRQFRTSQAVLGAASRLEEIAYDVGEHFARTYGGRGLKAQFAVGSKLDAVRYKRIFERWGRVSVGLVISAPDTREGRESVDESDVPEVQAFWRDMFGRYGTPENYQKSVIEAFKGDGEPELLIVVDKLLTGFDAPRNAVLYLDKRLKEHNILQAIARVNRLYEGKDYGLVVDYRGIFSELQEALDIYAALEAEGFDPADVAGTLEGVDVEIALLPTRHGHVWDVFAGVNRHDLEALQRHLEPQDRRDTFYETLTAFAKTLQLALSTPSFLDATPEGTRQTYLRDLRFFLNLRTTVKRRYGESVDFGPLEAQLRKLVQEHVGADSVRQLAEPVSLFDPLASDEELAAVEGDAARADTMAGRIRRAITERMEEDPVFYKRLSELVDEAIADHRAERLGDLEYLRRAEELVRLTREKGGGEGDDRLRGRDAARAYLGLLQDGLGPLLPGLDGLGDHLTTAALTFEERIEALKIRDWHTNLGVRNRMIDALDDHLYDLERHLGTRIPHSVRDTLFERVLSVARHRDA